The proteins below are encoded in one region of Sphingobium yanoikuyae:
- a CDS encoding acyl-CoA dehydrogenase family protein, which produces MDAETFDLFRTTVRRFVSEKLIPAEDAVEEADAVPETIIQQMRDMGLFGLSVPEEFGGIGCTMAEEAAIIREITRASVVFRSVIGTTVGIGSQGIVMDGTEEQKREWLPKFATGEAIASFGLTEPEAGSDAGSLRTVAIRDGDTYRITGTKRFITNAPRASVFTLMARTEPDVKGAAGISAFILPAGTPGISFGKPDKKMGQKGSITTDVILDDVVVPAANIIGGVPGRGFKTAMKVLDRGRIHIAAVALGMCQRLIDMALQYAMERKQFGQRIADFQLVQAMLADMKVDMLTTEALMQSVAAKFDAGEPVSLECAALKYYASEAVGRIADRAVQIYGGAGYMAEYKVERFYRDVRLLRIYEGTSQIQQTIIAKQMIRQAEAAA; this is translated from the coding sequence ATGGACGCCGAGACGTTCGACCTGTTCCGCACCACTGTCCGCCGCTTCGTCAGCGAAAAGCTGATCCCGGCCGAGGACGCCGTCGAGGAAGCGGATGCGGTTCCCGAAACCATCATCCAGCAGATGCGCGACATGGGCCTGTTCGGCCTGTCGGTGCCGGAGGAGTTTGGCGGCATCGGCTGCACCATGGCGGAGGAAGCGGCGATCATCCGCGAAATCACCCGCGCGTCGGTCGTGTTCCGCTCCGTGATCGGCACCACGGTCGGCATCGGCAGCCAGGGCATCGTCATGGACGGGACCGAGGAACAGAAGCGCGAATGGCTGCCCAAATTCGCCACCGGTGAAGCGATCGCCAGCTTCGGCCTGACCGAGCCGGAGGCCGGGTCCGACGCCGGTTCGCTGCGCACCGTCGCCATCCGCGACGGCGACACCTACCGCATCACCGGCACCAAGCGCTTCATCACCAACGCGCCGCGCGCCAGCGTCTTCACCCTGATGGCCCGGACCGAACCGGACGTGAAGGGCGCGGCCGGCATCTCTGCCTTCATCCTGCCCGCCGGCACGCCCGGCATCAGCTTCGGGAAGCCCGACAAGAAAATGGGGCAGAAGGGGTCGATCACCACCGACGTGATCCTGGACGATGTCGTCGTGCCGGCCGCCAACATCATTGGTGGCGTACCCGGTCGCGGTTTCAAGACCGCGATGAAGGTGCTGGATCGCGGCCGCATCCATATCGCCGCGGTCGCGCTCGGCATGTGCCAGCGGCTGATCGACATGGCCCTGCAATATGCGATGGAGCGCAAGCAGTTCGGCCAGCGCATCGCCGATTTCCAGCTGGTCCAGGCGATGCTTGCCGACATGAAGGTCGACATGCTGACGACCGAGGCGCTGATGCAGTCGGTCGCCGCCAAGTTCGACGCGGGCGAGCCGGTCAGCCTGGAGTGCGCCGCGCTCAAATATTACGCCTCCGAAGCCGTTGGCCGGATCGCCGACCGCGCCGTCCAGATATACGGCGGCGCCGGTTATATGGCCGAGTATAAGGTCGAGCGCTTCTATCGCGATGTCCGGCTGCTGCGCATCTATGAGGGCACCAGCCAGATCCAGCAGACCATCATCGCCAAGCAGATGATCCGCCAGGCCGAAGCGGCCGCCTGA
- a CDS encoding DMT family transporter, translating to MAEGGPMANHRFGPGGMALALLVNIMFALNVIAMKVVVDATAPLLSVALRMGTVFLICAPALRRLPGRTGWLMLYGFLNGGLFLLLLNLALFMATNVGALAIAGQLSVPFSLLLGALLLGERLNRRKIVGVLMAFAGVVALVFDPHILAEVPAVLVMASAAMVWGGATLVQRKLTGVSVMNGQAWNGLMGAAVLAPFALIFERPAIAGLAHVGWVPTGWFAFSCLGATVLGQGTLAWLLQRYPISTIMPLMLASPVMSTVFASLYFGTPITIGMIAGGTVALLGVTIIAFSPDRRPVD from the coding sequence ATGGCCGAGGGCGGACCCATGGCGAACCATCGGTTCGGGCCGGGCGGGATGGCGCTGGCGTTGCTGGTGAACATCATGTTCGCGCTCAACGTGATCGCGATGAAGGTGGTTGTGGATGCGACCGCGCCGCTATTGTCGGTGGCGCTGCGGATGGGGACGGTCTTCCTGATCTGTGCGCCGGCGCTGCGTCGGCTGCCGGGCCGGACGGGCTGGCTGATGCTCTATGGCTTCCTCAATGGCGGGCTGTTCCTGCTGCTGCTGAACCTGGCTTTGTTCATGGCGACCAATGTCGGGGCACTGGCGATCGCGGGGCAATTGAGCGTGCCCTTCTCGCTGCTGCTGGGCGCTCTGCTGCTGGGCGAGCGGCTCAACCGGCGCAAGATTGTCGGCGTGCTGATGGCCTTTGCCGGGGTCGTGGCGCTGGTGTTCGACCCGCATATATTGGCGGAGGTGCCCGCCGTATTGGTGATGGCCAGCGCGGCGATGGTGTGGGGCGGCGCGACCCTGGTGCAGCGCAAGCTGACCGGGGTGAGCGTGATGAACGGCCAGGCGTGGAACGGGCTGATGGGCGCGGCGGTGCTGGCGCCCTTTGCCCTGATTTTCGAGCGGCCCGCGATTGCGGGGCTGGCCCATGTCGGCTGGGTGCCGACCGGCTGGTTCGCCTTTTCCTGCCTGGGCGCGACGGTGCTGGGCCAGGGGACGCTCGCCTGGCTGCTGCAACGCTATCCGATCTCGACCATCATGCCGCTGATGCTGGCATCGCCGGTCATGTCGACCGTCTTTGCCTCGCTCTATTTCGGCACGCCGATCACCATCGGCATGATTGCGGGCGGGACCGTTGCTCTGCTGGGCGTGACGATCATCGCCTTCTCGCCCGATCGCCGGCCTGTTGATTGA
- a CDS encoding FAS1-like dehydratase domain-containing protein gives MTLSPSDIAHWQTWAGRTESRTEMLDREALRRFAAAIGEPLDVEAVQPSLAHWAFFLPVAAADQIGPDGHPKRGGFLPPISLPRRMFAAAEMQFHAPLMLDWEATRTSTVLDIAHKSGRSGELVLVKVGHSIVQADRERVSEVQTIVYRDTGAPTPAIVPAAFDVSPDDVNWAPNSVDLFRFSAVTFNSHRIHYDLPYATGEEGYPGLLIHGPFTAARLFGHARRGGRSPTRFAFRAVAPIFAGQPVLLREDEAGRCRAIRCDGSDAMVADIGY, from the coding sequence ATGACACTTTCCCCATCCGATATCGCCCATTGGCAGACATGGGCCGGCAGGACCGAGAGCCGGACCGAAATGCTCGACCGGGAAGCGCTGCGCCGCTTCGCCGCCGCGATCGGCGAGCCGCTCGATGTCGAGGCAGTCCAGCCCTCGCTGGCCCATTGGGCCTTCTTCCTGCCGGTTGCCGCCGCCGACCAGATCGGCCCGGACGGCCATCCCAAACGCGGCGGCTTCCTGCCGCCGATCAGCCTGCCGCGCCGCATGTTCGCCGCCGCCGAGATGCAGTTCCACGCGCCCTTGATGCTCGACTGGGAAGCGACCCGCACCTCGACCGTGCTGGACATCGCCCACAAGAGCGGCCGCAGCGGCGAGCTTGTCCTCGTGAAGGTCGGCCACAGCATCGTCCAGGCCGATCGCGAACGGGTGAGCGAGGTGCAGACCATCGTCTATCGCGACACCGGCGCACCGACGCCCGCGATCGTCCCCGCCGCTTTTGATGTCAGCCCCGATGATGTGAACTGGGCGCCAAACAGCGTCGACCTGTTCCGCTTCTCGGCCGTCACCTTCAACAGCCATCGCATCCATTACGACCTGCCCTATGCGACCGGCGAGGAGGGCTATCCCGGCCTGCTGATCCACGGCCCCTTCACCGCCGCCAGATTGTTCGGTCACGCCCGGCGCGGCGGCCGCAGCCCGACCCGCTTCGCCTTCCGCGCGGTCGCGCCGATCTTCGCCGGCCAGCCCGTATTGCTGCGCGAGGATGAAGCCGGCCGCTGCCGCGCGATCCGCTGCGACGGCAGCGACGCGATGGTCGCCGACATCGGATATTGA
- a CDS encoding acyl-CoA dehydrogenase family protein: MAEMEPIDREEFRQEARAWLKANFPPALTNVPGLLFQGDAHAAAANADYQLWRERMTDKGWGVPTWAPRYGGAGLTEAHGKIIGEELAAIGGFNPIRSYGTMMLGPTLLEYGDEAQKLEHLPFIASHERRWCQGFSEPGAGSDLAALQTKCIDMGDHWLVSGQKIWTSGADQADWCFVLVRTDTERKQGGISFLLVDMQSEGIEARPIVLISGSTHFCEVFFNDVKVPKGNLVGEVNQGWTIAKRLLQFERNSLSEVKADITPLAPLAHDYLGTDALGRIDSPDLRARLVRNAMRHEAYMATVRRLAAEAKNGGPSHGVSALKNLWSGIIQERAELLVEIMGADGLGWAGDPYSAAEKEATRAWLHSKAFSIYGGSYEVQNNITAKRTLGLPG, translated from the coding sequence ATGGCGGAAATGGAGCCCATCGATAGAGAAGAATTCCGGCAGGAGGCGCGCGCCTGGCTGAAGGCGAATTTTCCGCCGGCGCTGACCAATGTGCCCGGCCTCCTCTTCCAGGGCGACGCCCATGCCGCCGCCGCCAATGCCGACTACCAGCTCTGGCGTGAGCGGATGACCGACAAGGGCTGGGGCGTGCCGACCTGGGCGCCGCGCTATGGTGGCGCCGGCCTCACCGAAGCCCATGGCAAGATCATCGGCGAGGAACTGGCCGCGATCGGCGGTTTCAACCCGATCCGCAGCTATGGCACGATGATGCTTGGCCCGACCTTGCTGGAATATGGCGACGAAGCACAGAAGCTGGAACATCTGCCTTTCATCGCCAGCCATGAACGGCGCTGGTGCCAGGGCTTTTCCGAACCCGGCGCGGGATCGGACCTGGCCGCGCTCCAGACCAAATGCATCGACATGGGCGACCACTGGCTGGTCAGCGGGCAGAAGATCTGGACATCGGGCGCCGACCAGGCCGACTGGTGTTTCGTCCTCGTCCGCACCGACACCGAGCGCAAGCAGGGCGGCATCAGCTTCCTGCTGGTCGACATGCAATCCGAAGGGATCGAGGCGCGACCGATCGTCCTCATCAGCGGATCGACCCATTTTTGCGAGGTTTTCTTCAACGATGTGAAGGTGCCCAAGGGCAATCTGGTGGGCGAGGTCAACCAGGGCTGGACCATCGCCAAGCGGCTGCTGCAATTCGAACGCAACAGCCTGTCGGAGGTGAAGGCCGACATCACCCCTCTCGCCCCGCTGGCCCACGATTATCTGGGCACGGATGCGCTCGGGCGGATCGACAGCCCGGACCTGCGCGCCCGGCTGGTGCGCAATGCGATGCGGCATGAAGCCTATATGGCGACGGTCCGCCGGCTCGCCGCCGAAGCCAAGAATGGCGGCCCCAGCCATGGCGTGTCCGCACTCAAGAATTTGTGGTCCGGCATCATCCAGGAACGGGCCGAGCTGCTGGTCGAGATCATGGGCGCCGACGGCCTGGGCTGGGCCGGCGATCCCTATAGCGCGGCCGAGAAGGAGGCGACGCGCGCCTGGCTGCACAGCAAGGCCTTCTCCATCTACGGCGGCAGCTACGAGGTGCAGAACAATATCACCGCCAAGCGCACGCTGGGCCTGCCGGGCTGA
- a CDS encoding c-type cytochrome: MSMKLVSRVTMFAMAVAATGPALAQTGDATKGKAVFARCAVCHSVDPGVKKLGPSLSGVFGRTSGTVPGFTYSPAMQKAKIRWDAKSLDGFLAKPSASVPGSRMVFAGLPNPADRANLLAYLAGATKK, from the coding sequence ATGTCGATGAAGCTTGTTTCGCGCGTGACGATGTTCGCTATGGCAGTCGCGGCTACCGGCCCGGCGCTTGCCCAGACGGGCGACGCGACCAAGGGCAAAGCGGTCTTCGCCCGCTGCGCCGTCTGCCATTCGGTCGATCCGGGCGTGAAGAAGCTCGGCCCCTCGCTCTCGGGCGTGTTCGGGCGCACGTCGGGCACCGTCCCCGGTTTCACCTATTCCCCGGCGATGCAAAAGGCCAAGATCCGCTGGGATGCCAAGTCGCTCGACGGCTTCCTCGCCAAGCCCAGCGCCTCCGTCCCCGGCAGCCGCATGGTCTTTGCCGGCCTGCCCAACCCGGCCGATCGCGCCAACCTGCTCGCCTATCTCGCCGGCGCTACCAAGAAATAG
- a CDS encoding acetyl-CoA C-acetyltransferase, translating into MRRAAIVAPIRTAVGKYGGSLKSFSAGDLGAVIIKALMERTKIDPERIDDVVFSQGYGNGEAPCIGRWSALAAGLPESIPGVQLDRRCGSGLQAVIDAAMRIQTGAADIVVAGGVESMSNVEYYSMDHRWGARSGSTQFHDRLTRGRVMSQPIARYGIISGMIETANNLAKDYDISREACDEYAAMSHQRAAAAWAAGKFDDELVPVAVPQRRGDPLIFAMDEGIRADATPESLALLKPIEKDGVVTAGNASQQNDAAAACLVVAEDKLEELGLEPMAWLHSWAAAGCDPSRMGIGPVPAVEKLFARNGLGWNDIDLVELNEAFAPQVLACLKGWNWDDRDKLNVNGSGISLGHPIGATGGRILANLLRELQRRDGRYGLETMCIGGGQGLAAIFERAV; encoded by the coding sequence ATGCGCAGAGCCGCCATCGTCGCCCCCATCCGCACCGCCGTCGGCAAATATGGCGGTTCTCTGAAATCCTTCAGCGCCGGCGATCTGGGCGCGGTCATCATCAAGGCGCTGATGGAGCGGACCAAAATCGATCCCGAACGGATCGACGATGTCGTCTTCTCCCAGGGCTATGGCAATGGCGAGGCGCCCTGCATCGGCCGCTGGTCGGCGCTGGCGGCGGGTCTGCCTGAAAGCATTCCCGGCGTCCAGCTCGACCGGCGCTGCGGTTCGGGGCTTCAGGCGGTGATCGACGCGGCCATGCGTATCCAGACCGGCGCCGCCGACATCGTCGTCGCCGGCGGGGTCGAGAGCATGTCCAATGTCGAATATTATTCGATGGACCATCGCTGGGGTGCCCGTTCCGGATCGACCCAGTTCCATGACCGCCTGACCCGCGGCCGCGTCATGTCGCAGCCGATCGCCCGCTATGGTATCATCAGCGGCATGATCGAGACGGCGAACAATCTCGCCAAGGATTATGACATCAGCCGCGAGGCCTGCGACGAATATGCCGCGATGAGCCATCAGCGCGCCGCAGCCGCCTGGGCCGCCGGCAAGTTCGACGACGAACTGGTCCCGGTCGCCGTGCCGCAGCGCAGGGGCGATCCGCTGATCTTCGCCATGGATGAGGGCATTCGTGCCGACGCCACGCCGGAATCGCTCGCCCTGTTGAAGCCGATCGAGAAGGATGGCGTGGTCACCGCCGGCAATGCCAGCCAGCAGAATGATGCCGCCGCCGCCTGTCTGGTGGTCGCGGAGGACAAGCTGGAGGAACTGGGCCTTGAACCCATGGCCTGGCTGCACAGCTGGGCGGCGGCCGGCTGCGATCCCTCGCGCATGGGCATCGGCCCGGTGCCGGCAGTCGAAAAGCTGTTCGCCCGCAATGGCCTTGGCTGGAACGACATCGATCTGGTCGAACTCAACGAAGCCTTCGCGCCGCAGGTTCTGGCCTGCCTCAAGGGCTGGAACTGGGACGATCGCGACAAGCTCAACGTCAATGGATCGGGCATTTCGCTCGGCCATCCGATCGGCGCGACCGGCGGACGCATCCTCGCCAATCTGCTGCGCGAACTGCAGCGGCGCGACGGCCGCTATGGCCTGGAAACCATGTGCATTGGCGGCGGTCAGGGCCTGGCCGCCATCTTCGAACGGGCGGTCTGA
- a CDS encoding acyl-CoA dehydrogenase family protein: protein MAVLNEEQTMLKDMASEWVRDRLPVTALRGLYDHGGGGGSGSDGYDADAWAEMAQMGWCGIIVPEAHGGADFGYLSLGLVIEELGRTLAASPLISSALVAASALRLAGTQNQQARWLPGIADGSLIGTLALDEGPHHAPERTALAATASGDGWALSGTKRPVQDGMIANLAIVATRTSGAPGDRDGLTLFLMPTDSAGLERQALDQIDARRPALYRFDSVNIAVNDVLGEVGKAADLIDAIRDRAAIGMAAEMLGSATQAFDITLDYLKTRVQFGAIIGSFQALQHRAAELFGELQLTRSAVETALAAIDADDPALPALASLAKATAGETLHRISSQMVQLHGGIGMTHEHDAGLYLKRARVAEQCHGSTAWHRERWARLNGY from the coding sequence GTGGCGGTGCTGAACGAAGAACAGACGATGCTGAAGGACATGGCGTCGGAATGGGTGCGCGACCGCCTGCCCGTGACCGCGCTGCGCGGCCTGTACGATCATGGCGGCGGCGGCGGCAGCGGATCGGACGGCTATGATGCCGACGCCTGGGCCGAAATGGCGCAGATGGGCTGGTGCGGCATCATCGTGCCGGAAGCCCATGGCGGCGCCGATTTCGGTTATCTCAGCCTTGGCCTGGTGATCGAGGAACTGGGCCGCACCCTGGCCGCCTCACCGCTCATCAGCTCCGCGCTGGTCGCTGCGTCTGCGCTGCGCCTCGCCGGCACGCAGAATCAGCAGGCCCGCTGGCTGCCGGGCATCGCTGATGGATCGCTGATCGGCACGCTGGCGCTCGACGAAGGGCCGCATCATGCGCCAGAGCGCACCGCGCTGGCCGCCACAGCATCGGGCGATGGCTGGGCGCTGTCCGGCACCAAGCGCCCGGTGCAGGACGGCATGATCGCCAATCTCGCCATCGTCGCCACGCGCACCAGCGGCGCGCCGGGCGATCGCGACGGCCTGACCCTGTTCCTGATGCCGACCGACAGCGCCGGGCTGGAGCGGCAGGCTCTCGACCAGATCGATGCCCGCCGCCCGGCCCTTTACCGCTTCGATAGTGTCAACATCGCTGTCAACGATGTGCTGGGCGAAGTCGGCAAGGCCGCCGACCTGATCGACGCGATCCGCGACCGGGCCGCGATCGGCATGGCGGCCGAAATGCTGGGCAGCGCGACCCAGGCCTTCGACATCACGCTCGATTATCTCAAGACCCGCGTCCAGTTCGGCGCGATCATCGGCTCCTTCCAGGCGCTCCAGCATCGCGCGGCCGAACTGTTCGGCGAATTGCAGCTGACGCGATCGGCGGTCGAAACCGCGCTGGCGGCGATCGATGCCGATGATCCTGCACTTCCCGCCCTCGCCTCGCTCGCCAAGGCAACCGCCGGCGAGACGCTGCACCGCATCTCCTCGCAGATGGTCCAGCTGCATGGCGGCATCGGCATGACCCATGAGCATGATGCCGGCCTTTACTTGAAGCGCGCCCGCGTCGCGGAGCAATGCCATGGCAGCACCGCCTGGCATCGCGAGCGCTGGGCACGCCTCAATGGCTATTGA
- a CDS encoding NADP-dependent oxidoreductase, translated as MTMKSREIQLKRRPVGAPVAEDFATVEQAVPAPGPGEVQVRNLWMAVDPAMRGRMSDAKSYVPPFAIDAAMEGPAIGEVIASNDPAFAPGDLVFSRLGWREAFNAPGSALQHRDRQALPPQAYLCFAGMTGLTAYAGLIRIAELQPGDTVFVSAASGAVGSIACQIARNMGCKVIGSAGGPDKTAFLRDVLKVEAAIDYKAEPNLTKALAREVKAIGTSGIDVYFDNVGGDHLQAALSLANDFARFAICGMISQYNVTDAPTVPRNLTMLMTKRIRMQGYIALDHMDLEAEMLERMTAWNQAGQMASAETVYDGIDKALDAFWGLFSGANIGRTMVRLG; from the coding sequence ATGACCATGAAATCGCGCGAAATACAGTTGAAGCGCCGCCCGGTCGGCGCCCCGGTGGCGGAGGATTTCGCCACCGTCGAGCAGGCCGTGCCAGCGCCCGGCCCCGGCGAGGTTCAGGTCCGCAATCTCTGGATGGCGGTCGACCCGGCGATGCGCGGGCGGATGAGCGACGCCAAAAGCTATGTCCCGCCCTTCGCGATCGATGCGGCGATGGAAGGACCGGCGATCGGCGAAGTGATCGCCTCCAACGATCCGGCCTTCGCCCCCGGCGACCTGGTCTTTTCCCGGCTCGGCTGGCGTGAGGCGTTCAACGCTCCCGGCAGCGCGCTCCAGCATCGCGATCGCCAGGCACTGCCACCCCAGGCCTATCTCTGCTTCGCCGGCATGACTGGCCTCACCGCCTATGCCGGCCTCATCCGCATTGCGGAGTTGCAGCCGGGCGATACCGTCTTCGTGTCGGCCGCGTCCGGCGCGGTCGGATCGATCGCCTGCCAGATCGCCCGCAACATGGGATGCAAGGTGATCGGATCGGCCGGCGGCCCGGACAAGACCGCCTTCCTGCGCGATGTGCTCAAGGTCGAAGCCGCGATCGACTACAAGGCGGAGCCGAACCTGACCAAGGCCCTCGCCCGCGAAGTCAAGGCGATCGGCACCAGCGGCATCGACGTCTATTTCGACAATGTCGGCGGCGATCATCTGCAGGCCGCGCTGTCGCTCGCCAATGATTTCGCGCGCTTCGCCATCTGCGGCATGATCTCGCAATATAATGTCACCGACGCGCCGACCGTGCCGCGCAACCTCACCATGCTGATGACCAAGCGGATCCGCATGCAGGGCTATATCGCGCTCGACCATATGGATCTGGAGGCGGAGATGCTGGAACGCATGACCGCCTGGAACCAGGCCGGCCAGATGGCCTCGGCCGAAACCGTCTATGATGGCATCGACAAGGCACTCGACGCCTTCTGGGGCCTGTTCTCGGGCGCCAATATCGGCCGCACCATGGTCAGGCTGGGCTAG
- a CDS encoding CoA transferase, whose amino-acid sequence MYDMLKGLRVVEGAAFIAGPSCGLHLAQMGAEVIRFDAIGGGPDYRRWPVAPSGASLYWEGLNKGKKSIAIDLGRPEGRELAVAIATAPGDNAGLFLTNYPVKGFLSHDTLAARRADIISVRVMGWADGSPAVDYTINAAAGVPMMTGPADDDRPVNHVLPAWDLLGGAYAAFAMTSALLRRRATGQGAEIRVPLSDLAASTLSHLGSVAEVLSAGDRPRMGNDLFGAFGRDFLTADGKRLIVVAITPRQWTGLLKTLDLGEAIAAIESQTGANFARDEGARFTHRARLFPLFEAAFAARSSDTLKPAFDAGGVTWGEYQSLHQAVTQDERLFTANPLFETIAHPSGLTYPTSGPAGTLAGEARGAVGTAPRLGEHSDQILSELLGLDSGAIGRLHDEGLVA is encoded by the coding sequence ATGTACGACATGCTCAAGGGCCTGCGCGTGGTCGAGGGTGCCGCCTTCATCGCCGGCCCGTCCTGCGGCCTGCATCTGGCCCAGATGGGGGCAGAGGTGATCCGCTTCGATGCTATCGGTGGCGGCCCGGACTATCGCCGCTGGCCGGTCGCGCCGTCCGGCGCCAGCCTTTATTGGGAAGGCCTCAACAAGGGCAAGAAGTCGATCGCGATCGACCTTGGCCGGCCCGAAGGGCGCGAACTGGCGGTTGCCATCGCCACCGCGCCGGGCGACAATGCCGGCCTGTTCCTCACCAATTATCCGGTCAAGGGCTTCCTCAGCCATGACACGCTGGCCGCGCGCCGTGCCGACATTATCAGCGTCCGCGTGATGGGCTGGGCCGATGGATCACCAGCGGTCGATTATACCATCAACGCCGCCGCCGGCGTGCCGATGATGACCGGCCCGGCCGACGATGACCGCCCGGTCAACCATGTCCTGCCGGCCTGGGATCTGCTCGGCGGCGCCTATGCCGCCTTTGCCATGACGTCCGCCCTGCTGCGCCGGCGCGCGACCGGCCAGGGCGCGGAAATCCGCGTTCCGCTGTCAGACCTCGCTGCATCCACCCTGTCGCATCTCGGCTCCGTGGCGGAAGTCCTGTCGGCCGGCGACCGACCGCGCATGGGCAATGACCTGTTCGGCGCCTTCGGCCGGGATTTCCTGACCGCCGACGGCAAAAGGCTGATCGTCGTCGCCATCACCCCGCGCCAATGGACCGGCCTGCTCAAGACGCTGGACCTTGGCGAAGCGATCGCCGCGATCGAAAGCCAAACGGGTGCCAACTTCGCCAGGGATGAGGGCGCCCGCTTCACCCATCGCGCCCGGCTCTTCCCGCTGTTCGAAGCCGCCTTCGCCGCGCGCAGCAGCGACACGCTGAAACCCGCCTTCGACGCGGGCGGCGTCACCTGGGGCGAATATCAGTCGCTGCATCAGGCGGTGACACAGGACGAACGGCTGTTCACCGCCAATCCCCTGTTCGAGACGATCGCCCATCCCAGCGGCCTCACCTACCCCACATCCGGCCCGGCGGGCACGCTGGCCGGCGAGGCGCGCGGTGCCGTCGGTACGGCCCCACGCCTTGGCGAGCATAGCGACCAGATATTGAGCGAGCTGCTGGGGCTCGACAGCGGCGCGATCGGCCGCCTCCATGACGAAGGACTGGTCGCATGA